Proteins encoded by one window of Streptomyces uncialis:
- a CDS encoding AAA family ATPase — MQHAGGAPLPPPERPGGEPAAGWPAPHHLGTHRPGTPHPGPVPTGPPPPVPYPSVPPPPHSGHAAPPPPSGPPPAPHPHQGPPPAPHSPPHQAPPPPPTPQQGPPQRQGPPPPPAPRQGPPPHSPPHQGPPPHPAPRQAPAASAQAPGGPPQARPDSTGHVRLPPGGPVALPSPPPAHGGPDTTGITLAVLLIGPAGAGKTSVAKYWAEHRRAPTAHISLDDVREWVRSGFADPQSGWNDHSEAQYRLARRTCGFAARNFLANGISCILDDAVFPDRPVVGLGGWKRHVGPGLLPVVLLPGLEIVLERNAERSGNRRLADEEVARIHGRMAGWYGSGLPIIDNSHLDIPSTAQALTEALTRSVASPPQW, encoded by the coding sequence ATGCAGCACGCAGGGGGAGCACCGCTGCCGCCGCCCGAGCGGCCGGGCGGGGAACCGGCCGCGGGCTGGCCGGCCCCGCACCACCTGGGCACGCACCGCCCAGGCACACCTCACCCGGGCCCCGTACCCACCGGGCCGCCCCCTCCCGTGCCCTACCCGTCCGTCCCCCCGCCCCCGCACTCGGGCCACGCCGCGCCCCCGCCCCCCAGCGGCCCCCCACCGGCCCCCCACCCGCACCAGGGCCCGCCCCCGGCGCCGCACTCGCCCCCGCACCAAGCCCCGCCACCGCCCCCCACGCCGCAGCAGGGCCCGCCACAGCGTCAGGGCCCGCCGCCGCCCCCGGCGCCGCGGCAGGGCCCCCCGCCGCACTCGCCTCCGCACCAGGGCCCGCCCCCGCATCCCGCACCCCGCCAGGCCCCGGCCGCCTCGGCGCAGGCCCCTGGCGGCCCGCCCCAGGCCCGTCCGGACAGCACCGGCCATGTCCGGCTGCCCCCCGGCGGCCCCGTCGCGCTCCCCAGCCCGCCACCCGCCCACGGCGGACCCGACACGACCGGGATCACCCTCGCGGTGCTGCTGATCGGCCCGGCGGGCGCGGGCAAGACGAGCGTCGCCAAGTACTGGGCCGAGCACCGCCGCGCCCCGACCGCGCACATCAGCCTCGACGACGTCCGGGAATGGGTGCGCTCCGGCTTCGCCGACCCGCAGTCCGGGTGGAACGACCACTCGGAGGCCCAGTACCGGCTGGCCCGCCGCACCTGCGGCTTCGCCGCGCGCAATTTCCTCGCCAACGGCATCTCCTGCATCCTCGACGACGCGGTCTTCCCCGACCGCCCGGTGGTCGGCCTCGGCGGCTGGAAGCGGCATGTGGGGCCCGGGCTGCTGCCCGTGGTCCTGCTGCCGGGCCTGGAGATCGTCCTGGAGCGCAACGCCGAGCGCAGCGGGAACCGCCGTCTCGCCGACGAGGAGGTGGCCCGTATCCACGGCCGGATGGCCGGCTGGTACGGCTCGGGCCTCCCGATCATCGACAACTCCCACCTGGACATCCCCAGCACGGCCCAGGCCCTCACAGAAGCCCTCACCCGCTCGGTAGCCAGCCCCCCACAGTGGTAA
- the nusB gene encoding transcription antitermination factor NusB, with protein MAARNTARKRAFQILFEGDQRDADVTTVLADWVRHSRTDTRQPPVSEYTMELVEGYAQHAARIDELLAQYAVGWTLDRMPVVDRNILRLGAYELIWVDGTPDAVVLDEAVELAKEFSTDDSPNFVNGLLGRLKELKPGLRRD; from the coding sequence GTGGCTGCCCGGAACACGGCCCGCAAACGCGCCTTCCAGATCCTCTTCGAAGGCGATCAGCGCGATGCCGACGTGACCACGGTCCTCGCGGACTGGGTGCGTCATTCACGTACGGACACCCGGCAGCCGCCGGTGAGCGAGTACACCATGGAGCTGGTCGAGGGGTACGCGCAGCACGCCGCGCGGATCGACGAGCTGCTCGCGCAGTACGCCGTGGGATGGACGCTGGACCGGATGCCCGTGGTGGACCGGAACATCCTGCGGCTCGGCGCCTACGAGCTGATCTGGGTGGACGGCACACCCGACGCGGTGGTCCTCGACGAGGCCGTCGAGCTGGCGAAGGAGTTCTCCACCGACGACTCGCCGAACTTCGTGAACGGCCTGCTCGGACGGCTCAAGGAGCTGAAGCCCGGTCTCCGACGGGACTGA
- the efp gene encoding elongation factor P: MASTNDLKNGLVLKLDGGQLWSVVEFQHVKPGKGPAFVRTKLKNVLSGKVVDKTFNAGVKVETATVDKRDMQFSYMDGEYFVFMDMQTFDQLHIDRKTVGDAANFLLEGFSATVAQHDGSVLFVELPTAVELVIAETEPGVQGDRSTGGTKPAKLETGFEMQVPLFITTGEKIKVDTRSGDYLGRVNS, from the coding sequence GTGGCTTCCACGAACGACCTCAAGAACGGCCTGGTACTCAAGCTCGACGGGGGCCAGCTCTGGTCCGTCGTCGAGTTCCAGCACGTCAAGCCCGGCAAGGGCCCTGCCTTCGTGCGCACCAAGCTCAAGAACGTGCTGTCCGGGAAGGTCGTCGACAAGACCTTCAACGCCGGCGTGAAGGTCGAAACGGCCACCGTCGACAAGCGGGACATGCAGTTCTCCTACATGGACGGCGAGTACTTCGTCTTCATGGACATGCAGACCTTCGACCAGCTGCACATCGACCGCAAGACCGTCGGTGACGCCGCGAACTTCCTCCTTGAGGGCTTCTCGGCCACCGTGGCGCAGCACGACGGCAGTGTCCTGTTCGTCGAGCTGCCGACCGCTGTCGAGCTGGTCATCGCCGAGACCGAGCCGGGCGTCCAGGGCGACCGCTCCACGGGCGGCACCAAGCCCGCGAAGCTGGAGACCGGGTTCGAGATGCAGGTTCCGCTCTTCATCACGACCGGCGAGAAGATCAAGGTCGACACCCGCTCGGGCGACTACCTCGGCCGGGTGAACAGCTAA
- a CDS encoding aminopeptidase P family protein, whose amino-acid sequence MAEAYASRRHRLRERNTAGGPAAALISRPANVRYLTGTAPPGAVLLLGESEDDGGGEGGNGDLLVCAHPPSGRPDEGRPDETLLTKTLPDPGGDPAVTAAGIAAARGTDALAVEEHHLTVARHRALRTVAPGLRLTDLAGAVEQLRLIKDEEEIGCLRIAAEIADQALSELLESILVGRTERHLALELERRLVDHGADGPAFATSVGTGPHAGLGEHRPTDRRVEEGDFLSVGLGASYRGYRCEIGRTFVIGTSPADWQIELYDLVFAAQRAGREALVPGAACRDVDRAARQILESAGHREGLPPRIGHGVGLENDEDPQLAPSAMGKLDACVPVTVEPGVHLPGRGGVRIDDTLVVRPEADGGPELLTITTKELLAL is encoded by the coding sequence ATGGCAGAGGCGTACGCGTCCCGAAGACACCGCCTACGGGAACGCAACACCGCAGGTGGCCCCGCGGCGGCACTCATCTCCCGCCCCGCCAACGTCCGCTACCTCACCGGCACCGCGCCCCCCGGCGCGGTCCTCCTCCTCGGCGAGAGCGAGGACGACGGCGGCGGCGAGGGCGGCAACGGCGACCTCCTGGTCTGCGCGCACCCGCCCAGCGGCCGCCCGGACGAGGGCCGCCCCGACGAGACGCTGCTCACCAAGACCCTCCCCGACCCGGGCGGGGACCCCGCGGTGACCGCCGCGGGCATCGCCGCGGCCCGGGGCACGGACGCCCTCGCCGTGGAGGAGCACCATCTGACGGTCGCCCGCCACCGGGCGCTGCGGACCGTCGCCCCCGGTCTGCGGCTCACCGACCTCGCGGGAGCCGTCGAACAGCTCCGGCTGATCAAGGACGAGGAGGAGATCGGCTGTCTGCGGATCGCCGCGGAGATCGCCGACCAGGCCCTGAGCGAACTGCTCGAATCGATCCTGGTGGGCCGCACGGAGCGGCATCTCGCCCTGGAGCTGGAACGCCGGCTGGTCGACCACGGGGCCGACGGCCCCGCTTTCGCGACCTCGGTGGGCACCGGCCCGCACGCGGGTCTCGGTGAGCACCGTCCCACCGACCGCAGGGTCGAGGAAGGCGATTTTCTGTCCGTGGGCCTGGGCGCGTCCTACCGCGGCTATCGTTGCGAGATCGGCCGGACCTTTGTCATCGGGACCTCGCCCGCGGACTGGCAGATCGAGCTGTACGACCTTGTCTTCGCCGCTCAGCGGGCCGGACGGGAGGCCCTGGTGCCCGGCGCCGCCTGCCGCGATGTGGACCGCGCGGCCCGCCAGATCCTGGAGTCCGCGGGCCACCGGGAGGGCCTTCCGCCGCGCATCGGGCACGGTGTGGGGCTCGAAAACGACGAGGACCCGCAATTGGCGCCCTCGGCCATGGGTAAACTGGACGCTTGTGTGCCGGTCACCGTCGAACCGGGGGTTCACCTCCCTGGCCGGGGCGGGGTCCGGATCGATGACACGCTCGTCGTGCGCCCAGAGGCGGACGGCGGACCCGAGCTACTCACCATCACGACCAAGGAGCTCCTGGCGCTCTAG
- the aroB gene encoding 3-dehydroquinate synthase, which yields MSEQAPTRIQVAGSAGTDPYDVLVGRQLLGELGALIGPRVKRVAVIHPEALAETGEALRADLAGQGFEAVAIQVPNAEEAKTAEVAAYCWKALGQSGFTRSDVIVGVGGGATTDLAGFVAASWLRGVRWVAVPTTVLGMVDAAVGGKTGINTAEGKNLVGAFHPPAGVLCDLAALESLPVHDYVSGLAEIIKAGFIADPVILDLVEADPQAARTPAGPHTAELVERSIRVKAEVVSGDLKEAGRREILNYGHTLAHAIEKNERYQWRHGAAVSVGMHFAAELGRLAGRLDDATADRHRTVLESVGLPLSYRYDQWPKLLETMKVDKKSRGDLLRFIVLDGLARPTVLEGPDPAVLLAAYGEVAG from the coding sequence ATGAGCGAGCAGGCACCCACCCGTATCCAGGTCGCAGGTTCGGCCGGCACCGACCCGTACGACGTGCTCGTCGGGCGGCAGCTCCTCGGTGAACTGGGCGCCCTGATCGGGCCGCGGGTCAAGCGGGTCGCCGTGATCCACCCCGAGGCGCTGGCCGAGACCGGGGAGGCACTGCGCGCGGACCTCGCCGGACAGGGCTTCGAAGCGGTCGCCATCCAGGTGCCCAACGCCGAGGAGGCCAAGACCGCCGAGGTCGCCGCCTACTGCTGGAAGGCGCTCGGGCAGTCCGGCTTCACCCGCAGCGACGTCATCGTCGGCGTGGGCGGCGGCGCCACCACCGACCTCGCCGGGTTCGTGGCGGCGAGCTGGCTGCGCGGCGTGCGCTGGGTCGCGGTCCCGACCACCGTCCTCGGGATGGTCGACGCCGCCGTCGGAGGCAAGACCGGCATCAACACCGCCGAGGGCAAGAACCTCGTCGGCGCCTTCCACCCGCCGGCCGGGGTGCTGTGCGACCTCGCCGCGCTGGAGTCGCTGCCCGTCCACGACTACGTCTCCGGGCTCGCCGAGATCATCAAGGCCGGGTTCATCGCCGACCCCGTGATCCTCGACCTGGTCGAGGCCGACCCGCAGGCCGCCCGGACCCCGGCGGGCCCGCACACCGCGGAACTCGTCGAGCGGTCCATCAGGGTCAAGGCGGAGGTCGTCTCCGGCGACCTCAAGGAAGCCGGGCGCCGGGAGATCCTCAACTACGGCCACACCCTCGCGCACGCCATCGAGAAGAACGAGCGCTACCAGTGGCGGCACGGCGCCGCCGTCTCCGTCGGTATGCACTTCGCCGCCGAGCTCGGCCGGCTCGCCGGACGCCTGGACGACGCCACCGCCGACCGCCACCGCACGGTCCTGGAGTCCGTGGGGCTGCCGCTCAGCTACCGCTACGACCAGTGGCCCAAGCTCCTGGAGACCATGAAGGTCGACAAGAAGTCCCGGGGCGACCTGCTGCGGTTCATCGTGCTCGACGGCCTCGCGCGGCCGACTGTCCTGGAGGGCCCGGACCCGGCGGTGCTGCTCGCCGCCTACGGCGAGGTCGCGGGCTAG